A stretch of Leptospira perdikensis DNA encodes these proteins:
- a CDS encoding STAS domain-containing protein: MNKKIPSFLFINSKVFFPFTVLCFVRDNMVAKTAEENCYRIESNQLDVYSAAGLEEDMTSIFQKGVTSLYLDFSNVEEVSSSVLGLLLYKKMIYRKQGVSLYLINVNPQIQKILKILNLNGYLLL; this comes from the coding sequence TTGAATAAAAAAATTCCCTCTTTTTTATTCATCAACTCTAAGGTATTTTTTCCTTTTACCGTTCTTTGTTTTGTGAGGGACAACATGGTTGCAAAAACGGCAGAGGAAAATTGTTATCGAATCGAATCCAATCAATTGGATGTATATTCTGCAGCCGGTCTGGAAGAAGACATGACAAGTATCTTTCAAAAAGGGGTAACTTCTCTCTACTTAGATTTTTCTAACGTAGAGGAAGTATCGTCTTCTGTCCTAGGCCTTCTTTTATACAAAAAAATGATCTATAGAAAACAAGGAGTGAGTTTGTATCTTATCAATGTAAATCCACAAATTCAAAAGATCTTAAAAATTCTAAATCTAAACGGATACTTACTTCTTTAA
- a CDS encoding polyprenol monophosphomannose synthase: MQHKTSIILPTYNEAGNIKNCAETISQILEKESMDFEIVIVDDNSPDGTYEVAKVLAQYDKRIKPFVRTTERGLSSAVTYGYGKAEGENLVVVDADFQHDYTKIPDVIRLLNENDIVVATRRSSDGGYGNFPILRKLASQFATKISEWLFPVPISDPMSGFFGIRKSVYLETKGKLHPRGYKILFEILGSVRTEKIAEVGYTFGLRTWGQSKLDSGVIFYFIWDLISIKWSQWRSSHSFQFRSKRRNSHIHP; encoded by the coding sequence ATGCAACATAAAACAAGCATTATACTCCCAACCTATAACGAAGCCGGTAATATCAAAAACTGCGCCGAAACCATCTCGCAAATTCTTGAAAAGGAGTCCATGGACTTTGAAATCGTGATTGTAGATGACAACTCACCAGATGGAACCTATGAGGTGGCCAAAGTTTTAGCTCAATATGACAAAAGGATCAAACCTTTTGTTCGGACAACGGAAAGAGGACTTAGTTCGGCAGTGACTTATGGGTATGGAAAAGCAGAAGGTGAAAATTTAGTTGTCGTCGATGCCGATTTCCAACACGACTATACGAAAATCCCGGATGTCATTCGCCTTCTTAATGAAAACGACATCGTTGTTGCCACACGCAGAAGTTCAGATGGTGGTTATGGAAACTTTCCCATCTTACGGAAGTTAGCAAGTCAGTTTGCCACAAAAATTTCAGAGTGGTTGTTTCCGGTTCCTATTTCCGATCCAATGAGCGGATTTTTTGGAATTAGAAAATCAGTGTATCTGGAAACAAAAGGAAAACTCCACCCAAGAGGTTACAAAATTCTTTTTGAAATTTTAGGATCGGTTCGAACAGAAAAAATTGCTGAAGTCGGTTATACCTTTGGCCTTCGTACCTGGGGACAATCAAAACTAGACTCAGGAGTTATCTTTTATTTTATCTGGGATTTGATTTCCATCAAATGGAGTCAGTGGAGATCCTCCCACTCCTTCCAATTCAGATCGAAAAGAAGGAATTCCCATATCCATCCGTAA
- a CDS encoding SUMF1/EgtB/PvdO family nonheme iron enzyme, translated as MVWVPSGKFKKGDNVYPEESPIYTTSVSGFWMDETETTNDEFAKFVFETGYKTEAETNQDPDLDGGIDNKIYSPGAVVFQKPTNLNTKDSPLEWWRYVPGANWRHPEGPSSSIERRGSYPVVGVTFKDASMYAKWKGHSLPTEVEWEWAARGGSEESPNQNLLVKEANTWQGEFPFHDEGQDGFSGISPVGCFAKNGFGLYDMIGNVWEYTADPWKVSQTWDKTKYHTIKGGSYLCSQNYCKRYRAAAKQPQEDHLATGHIGFRTIIRSSFDTFKKNTKENL; from the coding sequence ATGGTTTGGGTTCCCTCTGGAAAATTCAAAAAAGGGGACAATGTCTATCCAGAAGAATCGCCGATTTATACCACTTCCGTTTCTGGTTTTTGGATGGATGAAACGGAAACCACAAATGATGAATTTGCTAAGTTTGTTTTTGAAACGGGATATAAAACAGAAGCAGAAACGAATCAGGATCCCGATCTCGACGGAGGTATAGACAATAAAATCTATAGTCCGGGTGCTGTGGTATTTCAAAAACCAACAAACCTAAATACAAAAGATTCTCCGCTCGAATGGTGGCGATATGTTCCTGGAGCCAATTGGCGTCATCCAGAAGGGCCTAGTTCTTCTATTGAAAGAAGGGGTTCCTATCCTGTGGTTGGGGTCACATTCAAGGATGCGTCAATGTATGCGAAATGGAAAGGTCATTCATTACCTACAGAAGTGGAATGGGAATGGGCTGCTCGTGGTGGATCAGAAGAATCACCCAATCAGAATTTATTGGTAAAAGAGGCCAATACTTGGCAGGGTGAATTTCCTTTTCATGATGAAGGACAAGACGGCTTTTCTGGAATTTCACCTGTTGGTTGTTTTGCGAAAAATGGATTTGGTCTCTATGATATGATCGGAAATGTTTGGGAATATACTGCTGATCCCTGGAAAGTATCTCAAACATGGGATAAAACCAAATACCATACGATTAAAGGTGGTTCTTATCTTTGTTCGCAAAACTACTGCAAACGTTATAGAGCTGCTGCAAAACAACCACAAGAAGACCACTTAGCCACAGGCCATATCGGTTTTAGAACTATAATACGATCCAGTTTCGATACATTCAAAAAAAATACGAAGGAAAATCTATGA
- a CDS encoding alkyl sulfatase dimerization domain-containing protein translates to MKLNLNFLTLFIFLLQFSACHSTKPKEELVNSQKVHLENFNTEFEKKIYEVVPGVYSAVGYGIANSMLIVGKDGLIIIDTLDEIQASKQVLEEFRKISNLPIKAIIYTHSHPDHIFGSQSFVDGQSPEVYAHESLLPAVQKLASETTPIIGTRSARMFGNYLEKSDLVNVGIGPYQGYNADTKLDFVPPTKTFRDTLEIDISGIRLKLIHARGETDDQIYIYYSEKNILFVGDNFYKAFPNLYTIRGTWFRSLKNWYQSLDIIRNLKPEYLIPSHGKPVTGKTYIFDIVTDYRDAVQFVHDQSLRGINAGYHPDDLVEFVKLPDHLKKSPYLQEVYGKVSWSVRSAFTGNLGWFSGDSAELQPLDRKAYADLIVDLAGGKENLLKYTKSKLQSKEYQAVLTLSGYLLRNDPNFSEVVSLRIEALEKLGQSESNANAKHYYLTEALELRKKFVAKIKVKPSPALLRRYPVKVILSSFVTNLDPNLSFDSDEKVGFVFSDTKESYTIHLRKAVAEVIPGLLDDAKLVVELDSQDWKEMLVRLKNPATTVLKFKFKKGNLISFVQFLKKFSPKEQILSSQIPAYQSIGK, encoded by the coding sequence ATGAAATTGAATCTTAACTTTCTCACTCTATTTATTTTTTTACTGCAATTCAGCGCTTGTCATTCGACCAAACCAAAAGAAGAACTAGTTAATTCGCAGAAAGTTCATCTGGAAAATTTTAACACAGAGTTTGAAAAAAAAATATATGAAGTGGTTCCTGGTGTTTATTCCGCAGTCGGATATGGAATTGCTAATTCGATGTTAATCGTTGGAAAAGACGGACTCATTATCATAGATACTTTGGATGAGATACAAGCTTCCAAACAAGTTTTAGAAGAATTTAGAAAGATATCAAATTTACCTATCAAAGCGATCATTTATACCCATAGCCATCCTGATCATATTTTCGGTTCTCAATCGTTTGTCGATGGTCAATCACCTGAAGTTTATGCTCATGAGAGTCTATTACCAGCGGTTCAGAAACTTGCAAGTGAAACCACTCCAATCATTGGAACCAGGAGTGCTCGTATGTTTGGAAATTATTTGGAAAAAAGTGATTTGGTAAATGTAGGGATTGGGCCTTATCAAGGATACAATGCAGATACAAAATTAGATTTTGTTCCACCTACAAAAACTTTTCGTGATACTTTGGAAATTGATATTTCCGGAATTCGGTTGAAGTTAATTCATGCTCGTGGTGAAACTGACGATCAAATTTATATATATTATTCAGAGAAAAATATATTGTTTGTAGGTGATAATTTTTATAAAGCTTTTCCTAATTTGTATACCATTCGCGGAACATGGTTTCGAAGTTTGAAAAATTGGTATCAGTCCCTTGATATCATTAGAAATTTAAAACCAGAATACCTCATTCCTAGTCATGGGAAACCAGTAACGGGTAAAACATATATTTTTGATATTGTGACTGATTATCGAGATGCCGTACAATTTGTACACGACCAGTCCCTCCGAGGGATTAATGCTGGATACCACCCAGACGATTTAGTTGAGTTTGTAAAACTTCCCGATCATTTAAAAAAATCACCATACTTACAAGAAGTGTATGGAAAGGTTTCTTGGTCGGTTCGTTCTGCATTTACCGGTAATTTGGGTTGGTTTAGTGGTGACTCGGCAGAGTTACAACCACTGGATCGGAAGGCCTATGCTGATTTGATTGTGGATCTTGCGGGAGGAAAAGAAAATCTATTAAAATATACAAAAAGTAAGTTACAATCGAAAGAATACCAAGCCGTTTTGACTTTGTCTGGATATCTTCTCCGAAATGATCCAAACTTTTCTGAAGTAGTTTCCTTACGCATTGAAGCTTTGGAAAAACTCGGTCAATCAGAATCGAATGCCAATGCAAAACATTATTATCTTACGGAAGCTTTAGAATTAAGAAAGAAGTTTGTTGCTAAAATCAAAGTAAAGCCAAGCCCTGCATTACTTCGACGTTATCCGGTAAAAGTGATCTTAAGTAGTTTTGTTACCAATTTGGATCCAAATTTAAGTTTTGATTCTGATGAGAAAGTTGGATTTGTATTTTCTGACACGAAAGAATCTTACACCATCCACTTACGAAAAGCTGTGGCGGAAGTGATCCCTGGTTTACTAGACGATGCTAAATTGGTTGTTGAACTTGATTCCCAGGATTGGAAGGAGATGTTGGTTCGATTGAAAAATCCTGCGACAACAGTGCTTAAGTTTAAGTTTAAAAAAGGGAATTTGATCTCTTTTGTTCAGTTTTTGAAAAAGTTTTCACCAAAGGAACAAATTCTGTCTTCACAAATTCCGGCTTACCAATCTATAGGAAAATAA
- a CDS encoding SDR family oxidoreductase encodes MDIDSLLQDLKSLLDSPKDLVTISEEKRLELMILCGKISRPDRNEVRKRNRTVRVEKKQTLKIQEKQKTALTGIRRARETSVFKAPLQISNTAGWSWDKAEELSNPKPCYICKTPFNKLHFFYDSMCPNCAELNYSKRFQTTDLRGTVAVITGSRLKIGYQATLLLLRAGARVIATTRFPNDSAIRFSKEIDFHLWKDRLQIFGLDLRHTPSVEIFCKFLENHLERLDILINNAAQTVRRPPGFYSHLLDIEKLTISELSPEAQKLLSFYQHCKQELDSYRSDSEMKDTATALAVSWNHKTPGVGIRSSAALSQIPYSHDNSHELEAVFPEGQLDADLQQVDLRKTNSWRLRLGEINTSEMLEVQLVNAVAPFVLCNRLVGLMRKDNTGKKHIINVSAMEGKFHRFKKEDRHPHTNMAKAALNMMTHTSAEDFAKDGIFMNAVDTGWVTDEDPVELAKRKQDLHDFQPPLDIVDGAARVVDPLFDGVNTGKHWIGKFLKDYFPIDW; translated from the coding sequence AAACGATTGGAACTGATGATCCTTTGTGGCAAAATTTCTCGCCCAGACCGCAACGAGGTTCGCAAAAGAAATCGTACTGTCCGTGTCGAAAAAAAACAAACTCTAAAGATCCAAGAAAAACAAAAAACTGCTCTAACCGGAATCAGGCGAGCAAGAGAAACATCTGTTTTCAAAGCACCTTTACAGATTTCCAACACAGCCGGATGGTCTTGGGACAAAGCGGAAGAACTTTCCAACCCGAAACCATGTTATATTTGTAAAACCCCCTTCAACAAGTTACATTTTTTTTATGACTCTATGTGTCCGAACTGTGCGGAACTCAACTACTCCAAAAGGTTCCAAACAACAGATCTTAGAGGAACAGTGGCTGTCATTACAGGATCTCGTTTAAAGATTGGGTATCAAGCAACCTTACTTTTGTTACGTGCTGGTGCCAGAGTCATTGCTACCACTCGATTTCCAAATGATTCTGCAATCCGTTTCTCTAAAGAAATTGATTTTCACTTATGGAAGGACCGTTTACAAATTTTTGGTTTGGACTTGAGACATACTCCAAGTGTGGAAATCTTCTGTAAATTTTTAGAGAACCATTTGGAAAGATTGGACATTCTAATTAATAATGCTGCACAAACTGTCAGGCGCCCTCCTGGTTTTTATAGCCATCTACTAGACATAGAAAAATTAACAATCTCCGAATTATCACCAGAAGCGCAAAAGTTACTTAGTTTTTACCAACATTGTAAACAAGAATTAGATTCTTACCGATCCGATTCGGAAATGAAAGATACGGCAACCGCCCTTGCCGTCAGTTGGAATCACAAAACACCAGGCGTCGGAATCCGCTCCTCAGCAGCCCTTTCTCAAATTCCCTACTCCCATGATAATTCCCATGAATTGGAAGCAGTTTTTCCCGAGGGACAACTAGATGCCGATTTACAACAAGTTGATCTTCGCAAAACCAATAGTTGGCGATTAAGACTCGGAGAAATTAATACTTCAGAAATGTTAGAAGTACAACTAGTGAATGCTGTGGCACCGTTTGTACTTTGTAATCGCCTTGTTGGTTTGATGAGAAAGGACAATACAGGAAAAAAACATATCATCAATGTTTCTGCCATGGAAGGGAAATTTCATAGATTCAAAAAAGAAGACCGCCACCCACATACCAATATGGCAAAAGCAGCACTCAATATGATGACTCATACTTCGGCAGAGGACTTCGCAAAAGACGGAATCTTTATGAATGCAGTGGATACGGGTTGGGTCACGGATGAAGATCCGGTGGAACTTGCAAAAAGAAAACAAGATCTACATGATTTCCAACCACCCTTAGATATCGTAGATGGTGCAGCGCGAGTCGTTGATCCCCTGTTTGATGGTGTCAACACAGGGAAACACTGGATTGGAAAATTTCTAAAAGATTATTTTCCTATAGATTGGTAA
- a CDS encoding DinB family protein — protein sequence MNPYSSENCQILEQGILLLESISNESYERKFEVMDASIGGHFRHILEHYDLFWEGLKTGHIDYDNRKRNPKLETDRLYAISSLLDCTSKFQKETFSSESVVISQNYNPWESVPMIPSSINRELKFLVSHTVHHYAIVSILVKLDGGTLPNGFGFSPATLFAKATTDLKI from the coding sequence ATGAATCCGTATTCCTCAGAAAACTGTCAAATTTTGGAACAAGGAATTTTACTTTTAGAGTCTATTTCGAACGAAAGTTATGAACGGAAATTTGAGGTTATGGATGCCTCGATTGGAGGACACTTTCGCCATATCTTAGAACATTACGATTTGTTTTGGGAGGGTTTAAAAACAGGTCATATAGACTACGATAACAGAAAACGAAATCCAAAACTGGAAACAGATCGTTTGTATGCCATCAGTTCACTTCTAGATTGTACATCCAAATTTCAAAAGGAAACTTTTTCTTCAGAGTCCGTAGTCATTTCACAAAATTATAATCCATGGGAATCTGTCCCAATGATTCCGAGTTCTATAAACCGAGAACTCAAATTTCTTGTTTCCCATACAGTTCATCATTACGCGATTGTCTCCATATTGGTGAAGTTAGATGGTGGAACCTTACCAAATGGATTTGGTTTTTCTCCCGCTACTTTGTTTGCCAAAGCAACAACAGATCTTAAAATATAA
- a CDS encoding MBL fold metallo-hydrolase, which yields MKLSQIHPLQYSILFSLLFTLSCSWDRFVLSRVNESTTVKAEAAKELLNKDKITIVLTGTGSPLPSESIQNSTAIFVNGQFLLFDSGDGVAMAMEKLNLPVAEINAVFITHFHSDHFADLGEVIDRSWLLGRQKPLTVYGPKGTTDLVNGFLKSYQSEYYYRTKHHGEVVMPSQWKGAKPNEFYPKSDGSSKIIYEKDGVVVRGFFVNHEPVEPAVGYRVEFKGKSIVISGDTADSKFLKKQSFGVDYLISEVMNKSMIAKVEKAYESIANPRLGKIMKDIQLYHIDVTELGNLAESAKVKTLVLTHMIPFVKGYVQTKAIYKDPIQKVFHGDLIIGHDGKRIEIPLP from the coding sequence ATGAAGTTAAGTCAAATCCATCCACTCCAATACAGCATTCTTTTTAGTTTGTTGTTCACTCTCTCTTGTTCTTGGGATCGTTTTGTTCTCAGTCGTGTCAACGAAAGTACAACGGTAAAAGCTGAAGCTGCCAAAGAACTTTTGAATAAAGATAAAATAACCATTGTCCTTACCGGCACTGGTTCCCCACTTCCTTCGGAAAGCATTCAAAACTCCACCGCCATATTTGTAAATGGTCAGTTTTTGTTATTTGATAGTGGGGATGGGGTTGCCATGGCGATGGAGAAACTAAATTTACCGGTTGCAGAGATCAATGCTGTATTCATTACCCATTTTCATTCGGATCATTTTGCAGACTTGGGTGAGGTGATTGATCGAAGTTGGTTACTCGGAAGACAAAAACCTCTGACAGTTTACGGACCCAAAGGGACTACGGATCTTGTGAATGGATTTCTTAAGAGTTATCAATCGGAATACTACTATCGCACGAAACACCATGGTGAAGTTGTGATGCCATCTCAGTGGAAAGGTGCCAAACCAAATGAATTTTATCCTAAGTCGGATGGATCTTCTAAAATTATTTATGAGAAAGATGGAGTTGTCGTTCGTGGTTTTTTTGTGAATCATGAACCTGTGGAACCAGCTGTTGGATACCGTGTTGAATTCAAAGGAAAGTCCATCGTTATTTCTGGTGATACTGCGGATTCGAAATTTCTAAAGAAACAATCTTTCGGTGTAGATTATTTAATTTCAGAAGTGATGAACAAATCAATGATAGCGAAAGTTGAAAAAGCATATGAATCGATTGCTAATCCAAGACTCGGTAAAATTATGAAAGATATTCAGTTGTATCATATTGATGTTACAGAATTAGGTAATTTGGCAGAATCGGCAAAGGTAAAAACATTAGTTTTAACTCATATGATTCCGTTTGTCAAAGGATATGTCCAAACCAAGGCTATTTATAAAGATCCCATCCAAAAGGTATTTCATGGAGATTTGATCATTGGGCATGATGGCAAAAGAATTGAAATTCCTTTACCATAA
- a CDS encoding ArnT family glycosyltransferase gives MFIVLIIFLSAIFATTLGIPDASFPQGDEIMHIRSIRESLELGSYTLPVLSGLPNPYKPPLLFWMGMFFDKIFGVGYFSERLVSFIFGLGTLTLFYKLYHSISKSPKETKLATLTFFFSFLSLKFFGLLMMEGAMVFFTLLYIFLFYESKRTKNLSYVAWGSFLVGFGYLLKGPILHIYIGLFLLSYLYIQMIRVRKGKFLISFSPLKNEKPTLLLFGLSLLIPIFWISYLYLFTSSGKELLRFFFITENMGKFYAANQSGLRIWGGWLLYTIPFTIPLLHIGFLTIKNRSNHKNQILAMVVLVFLSLVTIFHLMPNRKDPYYVTPFIVFLFLLPAMRRVSWENLILSKYNRYTIPLVYFVFVTLSIVLRLPVLFAFSLLGILITLGANFSFPENKFRFYGIFIPQLLVVPMTMIFLLRPMADPDITKQLIGAEGKEICVIAENPWTAMDIQNRLKDSKVSFALPLTYQETCPKAETLVVFREATLSSDWKKVNSWFQWKQHLNLDSSQILRALLKMDKRSFQSEVSVWERGENQ, from the coding sequence ATGTTTATTGTTCTAATCATCTTTCTTTCTGCAATCTTTGCTACGACCCTTGGGATTCCTGATGCCTCCTTTCCTCAAGGTGACGAAATCATGCACATTCGTTCCATTCGCGAAAGTTTAGAGTTAGGGAGTTATACCCTTCCCGTTCTATCGGGACTACCGAATCCCTACAAACCCCCACTTCTATTTTGGATGGGAATGTTCTTTGATAAAATTTTTGGTGTTGGTTACTTTTCAGAACGATTGGTATCTTTTATATTTGGACTCGGAACTTTAACTTTGTTCTACAAACTTTATCATTCCATCAGCAAATCACCAAAAGAAACAAAGTTAGCTACCTTAACCTTTTTTTTCTCTTTTCTTTCTCTGAAGTTCTTTGGACTTCTCATGATGGAAGGAGCTATGGTATTTTTTACCTTACTCTATATATTTTTATTCTACGAATCCAAAAGAACCAAAAACTTAAGTTACGTAGCTTGGGGTAGTTTTCTCGTAGGATTTGGTTATTTACTCAAAGGACCTATCCTTCATATCTATATTGGATTATTTTTACTCAGTTATCTTTATATCCAAATGATACGAGTGCGAAAAGGAAAATTCCTGATCTCTTTTTCTCCACTAAAAAACGAAAAACCAACCCTGCTACTCTTTGGCCTTTCACTTCTCATTCCTATTTTTTGGATTTCTTATCTGTATTTATTTACAAGTTCAGGTAAAGAATTGTTACGATTCTTCTTTATCACAGAAAATATGGGGAAATTCTATGCGGCCAATCAATCAGGCCTTCGCATTTGGGGAGGTTGGCTTCTCTACACCATCCCATTCACTATCCCTCTCCTTCACATAGGATTTCTCACTATAAAAAATCGATCTAACCATAAAAACCAAATCTTAGCGATGGTAGTGTTGGTGTTTTTATCGCTCGTAACAATCTTTCACCTAATGCCTAATAGGAAAGATCCTTACTATGTAACTCCATTTATTGTTTTTCTATTTTTGTTACCTGCAATGAGAAGAGTAAGTTGGGAAAACCTAATCCTTTCAAAATACAATCGATATACCATTCCTTTGGTTTATTTTGTATTTGTAACTTTGTCTATTGTCCTAAGATTGCCGGTTCTATTTGCGTTCTCTCTTTTGGGAATCTTAATCACACTTGGTGCCAACTTTTCTTTTCCGGAAAACAAATTTCGTTTTTATGGAATTTTTATCCCTCAGCTTCTAGTTGTGCCGATGACAATGATTTTTCTTTTAAGACCGATGGCCGATCCAGATATCACCAAACAACTAATTGGTGCTGAAGGAAAAGAGATTTGTGTGATTGCAGAAAATCCTTGGACAGCGATGGACATCCAAAACAGATTAAAAGATTCTAAAGTAAGTTTTGCTCTTCCTCTTACTTATCAAGAAACCTGCCCGAAGGCTGAAACTCTCGTAGTCTTTCGAGAAGCGACTCTCAGTTCGGATTGGAAGAAAGTGAACTCTTGGTTCCAATGGAAACAACATTTGAATTTAGATTCAAGTCAGATTTTAAGAGCCTTACTCAAGATGGACAAACGTTCCTTCCAGTCGGAAGTCAGCGTTTGGGAACGAGGAGAAAACCAATGA
- a CDS encoding sulfatase-like hydrolase/transferase, which yields MKLLKILLSTFLVLTVVFGILYLNRLLLLRYSLGWITDIRHPRDSNHPVPWSAGPTETKDKLNNRPPNIIVIMADDLGFNDVTTYGGGYADLGVSTPHIDSIAKDGVRFDSGYSGSAVCTVSRAALMTGRYPSRFGVEFTPTPGALARVGADLYSDPDRLYPVIIDKEKAEKSKSFNELGMPTSEVTIAEVLKAKGYHSIHIGKWHLGSTDEMRPNKQGFDETLFMESGLYLPVDDPNVYNSKQEFDPIDRFLWPNMRFGVSYNGGKWFEPSRYLTDYFTDEAVKVIETNKNRPFFLFLAHWAVHTPLQASKEDYDALSHIKDHRKRVYLSMIRSLDRSVGKILSSLKKEGLDENTIVIFTSDNGAPNYIGLPDVNSPFRGWKLTLFQGGIRVPYVAKWPGHIKPGTKYQNAITNIDILPTVASAAGASLPEDRPIDGVNLLPYLMGEQNQKARPLFWSDGYYQTVQANGWKLIQTERPKKKWLFHLDSDPLEKKNVVSLFPEKLIQLENLLVNYNGQMPKPLWPSFIEFPVSIDKTLDQKQEPEDEYTYWVN from the coding sequence ATGAAACTTCTCAAAATTCTGCTCTCTACTTTTTTGGTTTTAACTGTTGTATTTGGTATTCTCTATTTAAATCGTTTACTTTTACTTCGTTATTCTTTGGGCTGGATTACTGATATTCGCCATCCCAGGGATTCCAACCATCCAGTTCCTTGGTCCGCTGGGCCAACCGAAACAAAAGACAAATTAAATAATCGTCCACCAAATATCATTGTGATCATGGCTGATGATTTGGGATTCAATGATGTGACTACGTATGGTGGTGGTTATGCGGATCTTGGTGTTTCCACTCCCCATATTGATTCCATTGCAAAGGATGGAGTGAGGTTTGATTCGGGATATTCTGGTAGCGCTGTTTGTACTGTGTCTCGTGCGGCATTAATGACCGGTAGATACCCTTCTCGATTTGGAGTCGAGTTCACTCCTACTCCTGGAGCTCTTGCTCGAGTGGGGGCTGACTTATATTCTGATCCGGATCGTTTGTATCCTGTCATCATCGATAAAGAAAAGGCGGAAAAATCAAAAAGTTTTAATGAGTTGGGAATGCCTACCTCTGAAGTTACAATCGCTGAAGTATTAAAGGCAAAAGGATATCATTCCATTCATATTGGAAAATGGCATTTGGGAAGTACAGATGAAATGCGCCCCAACAAGCAAGGATTTGACGAAACTTTGTTTATGGAGAGTGGGTTGTATTTACCAGTTGATGATCCCAATGTTTATAATTCAAAACAAGAGTTTGACCCTATAGATCGATTTTTATGGCCCAATATGCGATTTGGTGTGAGTTATAATGGTGGTAAGTGGTTTGAACCGAGTCGGTATCTGACGGATTATTTTACTGACGAAGCAGTTAAAGTAATCGAAACAAACAAAAATCGTCCCTTCTTTTTGTTTTTAGCACACTGGGCGGTTCACACTCCCTTACAAGCGAGTAAGGAAGATTATGATGCCTTATCTCATATCAAAGATCACAGGAAACGAGTGTATTTGAGTATGATTCGTTCTTTAGATAGAAGTGTGGGAAAAATTTTGTCTTCATTGAAAAAAGAAGGATTGGATGAGAATACCATTGTGATTTTTACCAGTGACAATGGAGCTCCTAACTACATTGGTTTGCCTGATGTAAACTCACCTTTTAGGGGATGGAAACTCACTTTGTTTCAAGGAGGGATTCGAGTTCCCTATGTGGCAAAGTGGCCAGGTCATATCAAACCTGGTACAAAATATCAAAACGCAATTACCAATATTGATATCCTTCCTACCGTTGCGAGTGCCGCTGGTGCGAGTTTGCCAGAAGATAGGCCCATTGATGGAGTGAATCTTTTGCCATATCTTATGGGAGAACAAAATCAAAAAGCAAGGCCTCTTTTTTGGAGCGATGGATATTACCAAACTGTTCAGGCGAATGGATGGAAATTGATTCAGACCGAAAGACCCAAAAAGAAATGGTTGTTTCATTTGGATTCAGATCCACTTGAGAAAAAAAATGTGGTCTCTCTTTTTCCTGAGAAACTCATTCAGTTAGAAAACTTATTAGTAAATTATAATGGTCAAATGCCAAAACCGCTTTGGCCTTCCTTTATCGAATTTCCAGTTTCGATTGATAAAACTTTGGATCAAAAGCAGGAACCGGAAGATGAGTATACCTATTGGGTGAATTGA